The Amycolatopsis nigrescens CSC17Ta-90 genomic interval TCGTGATCCGCCCGCCCTCGCGTGGATCGACCTCGTGCGGCCCCATGAACCACGAGTCGATACCGGGCCCGGTGGCGATCGCGTCCCACACCTGCTCCGGGGTCCCGGCCAGCTCGACTTCCTTGCTGATCTCGAATTCCCTTGGCATTTCAGGAGTCCTCCGTCTTCTTGATACTCGGATGCAGGGCGACGACGATCCGGTGCGACCGGCCGCCAGCCGCCTTCTCGTCGTGGTACTTGGCGACCAGCGTGGTGACCGCGCCGGCCAGTTCTTCGGCGAAAGCGGCCCGGTCCGCGGCGGAGGCGAAGCGCACCTCACCGTCCACCGCGAAGGTGGCCACCCGCTTTCCGGCCTTGGCGGCGCCGGTGATCAGCGCGCCAACGTCCCGCACCAGCCGGCCGGCCAGCGCCAGCAGCCAGCGCGCCGAGAGCTGGTCCGGCGAGCGGGCGGGATCGGGCTGCACCGCGGCCAGCGCGGCTGGCGAGATCACGTAGGAAGTGGCCGTCGCCCGGAGCACCCGCTCGTTGACGTTGCCCTTCCGGCGTTCCTCCACCAGCTCGATCAGCCCGTGCCGCTCCAGCGCCCGCAGGTGGTAGTTCACCTTCTGCCGCGCCAAGCCGACCCTGGCCGCCAGCATCGTGGCCGACGCCGGTTCGGCCAGTTCCGCCAGCAGCCGGGCCCGCACCGGGTCCAGCGAGACTTCGGCCGCCGCCGGGTCTTCGATCACCGCCACCTCGAACATGCGACCACTCTCTCACCGACGATTTTATTTGTCAAGAACTCGAAGTTGTTCGGCAGGCCGGTGTGAAATGCTGCCTCAGCGGAAGAGGGAGGGCGGACGGATGGCGGACCTGGATCCC includes:
- a CDS encoding ArsR/SmtB family transcription factor produces the protein MFEVAVIEDPAAAEVSLDPVRARLLAELAEPASATMLAARVGLARQKVNYHLRALERHGLIELVEERRKGNVNERVLRATATSYVISPAALAAVQPDPARSPDQLSARWLLALAGRLVRDVGALITGAAKAGKRVATFAVDGEVRFASAADRAAFAEELAGAVTTLVAKYHDEKAAGGRSHRIVVALHPSIKKTEDS